One window from the genome of Salmo salar chromosome ssa25, Ssal_v3.1, whole genome shotgun sequence encodes:
- the ranbp2 gene encoding E3 SUMO-protein ligase RanBP2 isoform X2, whose translation MRRSKAEVERYIYSVQSSSPSLKEKPIKGFLFAKLYFEAKEYELAKRHVSVYLTVAERDPKAHKFLGQLYEREGDVNKAVGCYKRSVDLNPAQRDLVLKVAELLVSKTEGDSRAEFWVEKAAKLLPANPAVFNLKERLLNRQGQQGRNQLFDLLQAELTKRPGDAHINIKLVQLFSSDGRLEEAVKHCLATEKRGLLRSSLDWYSTVVHTLQDFLGQPSVSSNEKTSRHLQRELLLAHCSLLRLTLSGKGLQPSIKALGSFDCAMQGLKKTACSVTDDLNEVYVEMRGHLYLHAGTLLLKMAQEREQQWRAVIDLAALCYLLAYQVPGLKSKATKGDQSSPQHLELLASDRQSQAGHMLLNLNPDTHTFVREVVEAFGNRSGQGSLFELLFGLQAPAGTSFIGNDDIRSINTQAPAIADLIKWDNGSIQLKGGDLQQLCWLGLQWSLMAQRPALRDWLKQLFPRLILETSKLDTNTPESICLLDLEVFLCGVVWCSHTQLQERARITSTGQQQLHEPRCLPLPLLRLLSTDRQREWWDAVYSLIHKQAAPGMSAKLRMTVQHGLSTLRAGEKHGLQPALPIHWAQHLSSTGVGVNSYYDQKEYIGRSVHYWKVVLPLLDKIKQRRSIPEPLDPLFIHFPSRDIQIPSVKGFEEEAMIAFATLLDVEGRTEEAITTLETINNISSNWHLARIFQRLSEEAGSGVEETRDRCVMFLRKFRTYLSKIYNANADDMDKLPVSMEEVMDLLNDVNQQLGEVGEAMDEEGRPVHFSPQFTEPAASVSQIKFAPLTPSPSKSFVPPSKRHMTPPHWAEHQKSLLQMLCQQVEALKNEVHDLRHNSSDSMVSPHQRMYGYGAESMQEGFPPTQTFHVAPLTVATTQAPSMYFNQSPAYNSGQYLLRPAANVTPTKAPVYGVNRLPPQQHMYAYQQPTNTPPLQSTPACIYPPQDQVFGTPLHFESPATSLLSPYSEEYYGHSQPTTNPPLPEPGYFTKPSVGPVQPPKSIEGKPVDFGKIAFGQQVPAEPLKVPGFGAGVVAQSTPSSAAFKFNSNFKSNDGDFTFKAKNSENLLGLLTSDIPTKSEGPSEVEPPSQGGIFSFGTKSVAGFSFTDAAQSRDKPNLFEKIEQPFSFTDQTKPLFGLENTAVEKGPESDNDSTHVEEDEDGPHFEPIVPLPDKVDVKTGEEEEEEMFCNRSKLFRFDAETKEWKERGIGIVKILKHNTSGKVRLLMRREQVLKICANHYITPDMLLKPIAGSDKSWVWNAIDYADEEPRPEQLAIRYKTADEALLFKTKFEEAQKIVPKSPEKRQDQPDRKATSPNSSAPQVTNFAAQFAKKDGEWHCDVCYVRNPATIMQCVACQTANPNSLSETDRKLATETKGFTSGAASVRGFTFGFGADLSKDTSSAGSIGKGFGAFGAQIPSSFTFGTSGTTSIPAAGFGAQFVMKKETTAGVAAESKPSTMPFGAQFVKKPGQWECDTCLVRNEEFASSCVSCQTPNPAAKTVVDGAAASKPLTNPVGSGFGAQFSKKPGQWDCDTCAVRNQASSSSCVSCQTPNPAAKTVVDGAAASKPLTNPVGSGFGAQFSKKPGQWDCDTCAVRNQASSSSCVSCQTPNPAAKTVVDGAAASKPLTNPVGSGFGAQFSKKPGQWDCDMCAVRNQASSNSCVSCQTPNPSAKSTVEVAQPPKPTVSGFGDLFAKRDRQWDCDTCLVRNDASASKCVSCQTPNASNIPSLGAMFAKQGGQWDCDTCLVRNDSSASQCVSCQTPNPNAKSTATPSSSSFSFSFGSQSTSTQPVGNVFKANFNSDSSFQFGTSKVDKGSPASFKFETPQAESSGSSAAGFSFNMPIPAGGFKFGTQEAKRTPPDETQTPASGSASMFLKNIAEQHREKEKESGVSISASVPSVDNTDQDENGKPNDFSFADLAKNSQGDFKFGQTDSNCKGFTQGGEQLFTSLQSNQWADTSADQDEEEIYKTEENDDIQFEPVVQMPDKVDLVTGEEDEQALYSQRVKLFRFDGDISQWKERGVGVLKFLKNATNGRLRVLMRREQVLKVCANHWITTTMNLKPLAGSDKAWMWLANDFSEGDAKLEQLAAKFKTPELAEEFKLKFEECQRLLLDIPLQTPHKLVDTGRTAHLIQKAEEMKSGLKDLKSFLTDDKTKIKEDDSQANITTASNTSGLISKPHVESTGPTLEWDNYDLREEALDDSADTSVYASPLASSPIRKNLFCFGESTAGFNFSFQPVISPTKSPAKLNQSGVSVDEEQDVTQEEERDGLYFEPVVPLPDLVEISTGEENENVCFSHRAKLYRYDKDLNQWKERGIGDLKILQNYDTKRVRLLMRRDQVLKICANHWVTSSMKLEPMKGAEKAWVWSAIDFAEVAEGNVEQLAVRFKLQDVANSFRDIFDEAKTAQENEILVTPIASCETPPQEVATAPGMTVCGQAAVAILEETTRERTELSSETFHTPDSKASTSTPHSPLNPSKMVMSPPKFFFGTHSLQKIFGSSLPLSKEDGSSEISKAKDSGWTSQPSPAFKIPEKGLDFRLFKDNPMAFWTSTSSTQFEPPAPPQAKAADDGEVEVVYERQPTAEQAALARELLLPLTFFCYQNEPGNTSDDQTDDEDFETAVKALNGKLYQDPPERKAASSAQAEMGAEGLYPEVEVVREKRSTPDEEQKAKPLQLPPTFCGVGGKAEKDKPEDFKTEDAERSAHPVSCEAVSSSTGDTVPEQQFPDQSPSSQVQVPDLSEAEAQSSAAEAEFPAQSVTIQEAEVQQTPDQSDSTPTQSQTAVSSSVEQAQTSNPSAKPAASAPALVTASFGFGAQFVKKPGQWECDACLVRNEESASSCVSCQTPNPATSSGKQAPDQSDSTPAATSSSPIDLSTKKTSEPDSTSTFTTTVTQDAPNSFGSLGFSDLGREGISFADLAQNTGGEFAFGKQDSNFSWANAGATLFGAAAPPKAEGGEERSHEEDANNVEIHFDPIVTLPEVETKSGEEDEEILFKERTKLYRWERDLGQWKERGVGDIKILFHPDKRFYRVLMRREQVLKVCANHTICQSMELKPMNTSNQALVWTATDFAEGEGKVEQLAAKFKTAELAECFRKTFCECQSRMSQSEASALSPQMSRVQEHSRDTNPQVYLSISADDEPLGTVTIELFSHIVPKTAENFRALCTGQKGFGLRNSVFYRIIPDFMCQGGDLTNQDGTGGKSIYGNKFEDENFDVRHTGPGLLSMANRGRDTNNSQFFITLKKAEHLDFKHVAFGFVREGMDVVRRMGELGTKTGKPSKKIVITECGQL comes from the exons ATGCGGCGAAGTAAGGCCGAAGTGGAACGCTATATTTATTCAGTACAGAGTTCCTCTCCTTCACTCAAAGAG AAACCAATTAAAGGATTTTTATTTGCTAAATTATACTTCGAGGCTAAGGAGTATGAACTTGCGAAAAG ACATGTATCGGTATACCTGACGGTGGCGGAGAGAGATCCCAAAGCACACAAGTTCTTGGGCCAGCTTTATGAGAGGGAAGGAGATGTCAACAAGGCCGTAGGATGTTACAAG CGGTCTGTGGACCTTAACCCAGCCCAGAGGGACCTGGTTTTGAAGGTGGCTGAGCTGCTGGTCAgtaagacagagggagacagcagagcagagttCTGGGTGGAGAAAGCTGCCAAGTTGCTGCCTGCAAATCCTGCTGTCTTCAACCTCAAG GAGCGGCTACTGAATCGACAGGGCCAGCAGGGACGGAACCAGTTGTTTGACCTGCTGCAGGCAGAGCTGACTAAGAGACCTGGCGATGCCCATATCAACATAAAGCTGGTTCAGCTGTTCTCCTCTGATGGCAGGCTGGAGGAGGCTGTCAAACACTGTCTGGCCACAGAGAAGAGAGGCCTGCTTAGATCCAGCTTGGACTGGTACTCTACTGTAGTACACACTCTACAG GATTTCCTAGGCCAGCCCAGTGTTTCATCCAATGAGAAGACGAGTAGACATCTGCAGAGAGAGCTACTTTTGGCCCACTGCAgcctgctgagactgaccctgtCGGGAAAAGGACTGCAGCCTAGCATCAAGGCCCTCGGGAG TTTTGACTGTGCGATGCAGGGCCTGAAGAAGACAGCATGCAGTGTAACAGATGATCTGAATGAGGTCTATGTGGAGATGAGGGGACATCTGTACCTGCATGCTGGCACTCTGCTGCTGAAGATGGCTCAGGAAAGAGAACAGCAGTGGAGGGCTGTCATTGACCTGGCTGCTCTCTGCTATCTACTGGCTTACCAG GTCCCGGGGCTGAAGAGCAAGGCGACTAAAGGGGACCAGTCTTCTCCTCAGCATCTGGAGCTGCTGGCCAGTGACAGACAGAGCCAGGCTGGACACATGCTGCTTAACCTCAACCCTGACACGCATACCTTTGTCAGAGAGGTGGTGGAGGCGTTTGGTAACCGTAGTGGTCAGGGCTCTCTGTTTGAGCTTTTGTTTGGGCTTCAGGCTCCAGCTGGTACTTCCTTCATCGGCAACGACGACATCCGCTCCATCAACACACAGGCTCCAGCGATAGCTGACCTCATCAAATGGGACAATG GCTCCATCCAGCTCAAAGGAGGGGACCTCCAGCAGCTGTGTTGGCTGGGTCTCCAGTGGTCTCTCATGGCCCAGAGGCCTGCTCTGAGGGACTGGCTCAAACAGCTGTTCCCCAGGCTCATCCTGGAGACGTCCAAACTGGACACCAACACACCTGAGTCCATCTGCCTGCTCGACCTGGAG GTGTtcctgtgtggggtggtgtggtgcaGTCACACCCAGCTCCAGGAGAGGGCCAGGATCACTTCTACTGGTCAACAGCAACTCCATGAGCCCCGCTGCCTGCCTCTGCCCCTCCTCCGCCTcctctccacagacagacagagggaatggTGGGACGCTGTCTACAGCCTCATACACAAACAAGCTGC GCCTGGCATGTCAGCCAAACTGAGGATGACTGTTCAACATGGACTAAGCACCCTTCGAGCTGGAGAGAAACATGGCCTTCAACCAGCCCTGCCCATACACTGGGCCCAGCACCTCAGCTCAACG GGGGTTGGTGTGAACTCCTACTATGACCAGAAGGAGTACATAGGGCGTAGTGTCCACTACTGGAAGGTGGTGCTCCCCCTGCTGGACAAGATCAAGCAAAGACGCAGCATCCCTGAACCCCTGGACCCCCTCTTTATACACTTCCCCtctagagacatacag ATCCCATCAGTGAAGGGCTTTGAGGAGGAGGCCATGATAGCGTTTGCAACCCTCTTGGACGTCGAGGGGAGGACCGAGGAGGCCATCACTACTCTGGAGACAATCAACAACATCTCATCTAACTGGCACCTAGCTAGG ATCTTCCAGCGTCTGTCTGAGGAGGCTGGTAGTGGGGTGGAGGAGACTCGGGACAGGTGTGTCATGTTCCTCAGGAAGTTCAGAACTTACCTCTCCAAGATCTACAATGCCAATGCTGACGACATGGACAAG CTGCCTGTTTCAATGGAAGAGGTGATGGATCTCCTGAACGATGTGAACCAGCAGCTAGGGGAGGTTGGAGAAGCGATGGATGAAGAGGGCAGACCGGTCCACTTCAGCCCTCAGTTTACTGAGCCTGCTGCCTCAGTCTCTCAAATCAAATTCGCCCCTTTAACCCCTTCCCCCAGCAAGAGCTTTGTCCCTCCCTCCAAAAGACACATG ACGCCACCTCATTGGGCGGAGCACCAGAAGTCCCTCCTGCAGATGCTCTGCCAGCAGGTGGAGGCCCTTAAG AATGAGGTCCATGACCTGAGACATAACTCGTCAGACAGCATGGTGTCACCCCACCAAAGGATGTATGGGTATGGGGCTGAGAGCATGCAGGAGGGCTTCCCCCCAACACAGACCTTCCATGTAGCACCCCTCACCG TTGCCACCACACAGGCCCCATCTATGTATTTCAATCAATCCCCTGCTTATAACTCCGGACAGTATCTCCTTCGTCCTGCAGCCAATGTTACCCCAACAAAG GCTCCTGTGTATGGAGTCAACCGCCTGCCACCCCAGCAGCACATGTATGCCTACCAGCAGCCCACTAACACTCCTCCCCTGCAGTCAACACCAGCCTGCATCTACCCTCCTCAAGACCAGGTCTTCGGCACCCCCCTCCACTTTGAGTCACCAGCAACCAGTCTACTCTCCCCATACAGCGAGGAATACTACGGCCACTCTCAGCCCACCACCAACCCTCCCCTCCCCGAGCCTGGCTACTTCACCAAGCCCTCAGTCGGACCTGTCCAACCACCAAAGAGCATTGAGGGGAAGCCTGTGGACTTTGGGAAGATCGCCTTTGGCCAGCAGGTCCCTGCTGAGCCTCTTAAGGTGCCTGGCTTTGGTGCTGGAGTAGTCGCCCAGTCCACTCCATCATCTGCTGCCTTTAAATTCAACTCCAACTTCAAATCCAATGATGGGGACTTTACCTTCAAAGCCAAAAACAGTGAGAACCTGTTGGGGCTTCTGACATCAGACATTCCCACCAAATCGGAGGGCCCCTCAGAGGTGGAGCCTCCTAGCCAGGGAGGGATATTTAGCTTTGGCACTAAAAGCGTGGCAGGCTTCTCCTTCACTGATGCAGCCCAGAGTCGGGACAAACCAAACCTGTTTGAAAAAATTGAACAGCCATTTAGTTTCACTGATCAGACCAAGCCACTATTTGGGCTGGAAAACACAGCGGTGGAGAAAGGACCGGAGAGCGATAACGACAGCACACAtgtggaggaggatgaggatgggCCTCACTTTGAGCCCATTGTGCCCCTCCCTGACAAAGTAGAtgtgaagactggagaggaggaagaagaggagatgtTCTGTAACAGGTCCAAGCTGTTCAGATTTGACGCAGAGACAAAGGAGTGGAAAGAGAGGGGCATCGGCATAGTCAAAATCCTAAAGCACAATACATCAGGGAAAGTGCGTCTGCTGATGAGGAGGGAGCAGGTTCTGAAGATCTGTGCTAACCACTACATCACGCCAGATATGCTCCTGAAACCAATTGCTGGCTCTGACAAGTCCTGGGTCTGGAATGCCATTGATTATGCAGATGAGGAACCAAGGCCTGAGCAACTGGCCATCCGGTATAAAACGGCAGACGAGGCATTGCTCTTCAAAACAAAGTTTGAAGAGGCTCAGAAGATAGTTCCCAAATCTCCAGAAAAGCGGCAAGATCAGCCAGATAGGAAAGCAACTTCTCCTAATTCATCTGCTCCTCAGGTGACAAACTTTGCTGCCCAGTTTGCAAAGAAGGACGGGGAGTGGCACTGCGATGTCTGCTATGTAAGAAATCCTGCTACAATTATGCAGTGTGTTGCCTGTCAGACTGCCAACCCTAATTCCCTGTCAGAGACAGACCGCAAACTGGCTACTGAAACCAAAGGCTTTACTAGTGGGGCAGCTTCAGTGAGAGGATTTACTTTTGGATTTGGAGCTGACTTGTCAAAAGACACCAGCAGCGCAGGATCTATTGGAAAGGGATTTGGGGCTTTTGGAGCTCAGATACCCTCCTCCTTTACGTTTGGAACCAGTGGCACcacttctatacctgctgctggtTTTGGAGCCCAGTTTGTTATGAAGAAAGAAACCACAGCAGGAGTAGCAGCAGAATCAAAGCCCTCAACCATGCCATTTGGTGCCCAGTTTGTCAAAAAGCCAGGGCAGTGGGAGTGTGACACGTGTCTCGTTAGAAATGAAGAATTTGCAAGCAGTTGTGTTTCTTGTCAAACTCCAAACCCTGCAGCCAAAACGGTTGTAGATGGAGCAGCAGCATCAAAGCCCTTAACCAATCCAGTAGGTTCTGGATTTGGTGCGCAGTTTAGCAAAAAGCCAGGGCAGTGGGACTGTGACACGTGTGCTGTAAGAAACCAGGCCTCCTCAAGCAGTTGTGTTTCTTGTCAAACTCCAAACCCTGCAGCCAAAACGGTTGTAGATGGAGCAGCAGCATCAAAGCCCTTAACCAATCCAGTAGGTTCTGGATTTGGTGCGCAGTTTAGCAAAAAGCCAGGGCAGTGGGACTGTGACACGTGTGCTGTAAGAAACCAGGCCTCCTCAAGCAGTTGTGTTTCTTGTCAAACTCCAAACCCTGCAGCCAAAACGGTTGTAGATGGAGCAGCAGCATCAAAGCCCTTAACCAATCCAGTAGGTTCTGGATTTGGTGCGCAGTTTAGCAAAAAGCCAGGGCAGTGGGACTGTGACATGTGTGCTGTAAGAAACCAGGCCTCCTCAAACAGTTGTGTTTCTTGTCAAACTCCAAATCCCTCAGCAAAATCAACAGTTGAGGTTGCACAACCACCAAAGCCAACCGTGTCAGGCTTTGGTGATCTTTTTGCTAAGAGGGACAGACAATGGGACTGTGACACCTGTCTAGTGAGGAATGATGCATCAGCTTCTAAGTGTGTTTCCTGCCAGACACCCAATGCTAGCAACATTCCCTCTCTTGGGGCCATGTTTGCCAAACAGGGGGGACAGTGGGACTGTGACACATGTCTAGTCAGAAACGACAGCTCTGCTAGTCAATGTGTCTCCTGTCAGACACCCAATCCCAACGCTAAGAGCACAGCCACCCCCTCCAGCTCATCCTTCAGCTTTAGCTTTGGGAGTCAAAGTACATCTACTCAGCCTGTAGGCAATGTGTTTAAAGCAAACTTCAACAGTGACAGCTCTTTTCAGTTTGGCACAAGCAAAGTTGATAAAGGTTCCCCTGCATCCTTCAAGTTTGAGACCCCTCAGGCTGAAAGCAGTGGCTCCAGTGCTGCAGGCTTCTCTTTCAATATGCCCATCCCAGCAGGTGGCTTTAAGTTTGGCACTCAAGAGGCAAAGAGAACCCCACCAGATGAAACTCAGACTCCTGCTTCAGGGTCTGCGTCCATGTTCCTGAAGAATATCGCAGAGCAgcacagagaaaaagagaaggaATCTGGCGTCAGTATATCTGCATCAGTGCCTTCAGTGGACAACACCGATCAGGATGAGAATGGCAAACCCAATGACTTCAGTTTTGCAGATTTGGCTAAGAACTCACAAGGAGACTTCAAGTTTGGACAGACCGACTCCAATTGCAAAGGCTTCACCCAAGGTGGCGAGCAGCTGTTCACATCCCTTCAGTCAAACCAGTGGGCAGACACTTCCGCTGACCAGGATGAAGAGGAAATATACAAAACAGAAGAGAATGACGATATCCAGTTTGAACCTGTGGTCCAGATGCCTGATAAAGTGGACCTGGTCACAGGAGAGGAGGATGAACAGGCCCTTTACTCACAGAGAGTAAAGCTCTTCAGGTTTGACGGAGACATCAGCCAGTGGAAGGAGAGGGGTGTTGGAGTCCTCAAGTTCCTAAAGAATGCTACCAATGGCAGGCTGAGGGTGCTGATGAGGAGAGAGCAGGTCCTGAAGGTGTGTGCCAAccactggatcaccaccaccatgAACTTGAAGCCCTTGGCTGGTTCCGACAAAGCTTGGATGTGGCTTGCTAATGACTTCTCAGAAGGAGATGCTAAACTGGAGCAACTCGCCGCCAAGTTTAAAACCCCAGAGCTGGCTGAGGAGTTCAAGCTTAAGTTTGAGGAGTGTCAGAGGCTCCTGTTGGACATTCCACTGCAGACTCCTCACAAGCTTGTCGACACAGGCAGAACTGCACATCTCATCCAGAAGGCAGAGGAGATGAAGTCCGGTCTGAAAGACCTTAAATCCTTCCTGACTGATGACAAAACAAAGATCAAGGAGGACGACAGCCAAGCTAATATCACGACAGCCAGTAACACCTCAGGTCTGATCAGCAAGCCCCACGTGGAGAGCACTGGCCCTACCTTAGAATGGGACAATTATGACCTGAGAGAGGAGGCTCTGGACGACAGTGCTGACACATCTGTCTACGCCTCACCGCTAGCAAGCAGCCCAATCAGGAAGAACCTCTTCTGCTTTGGAGAATCCACAGCTGGCTTTAACTTCAGCTTCCAGCCTGTCATCAGTCCTACCAAGTCGCCGGCCAAGCTGAACCAGAGTGGGGTGTCTGTGGATGAGGAGCAAGACGTGacccaggaggaggagagggatggccTGTACTTTGAGCCTGTGGTTCCTTTGCCAGACCTGGTGGAGATCTCCACTGGAGAGGAGAATGAAAACGTGTGTTTCAGCCACAGAGCAAAGCTGTACCGCTATGACAAAGACCTGAACCAGTGGAAGGAGAGGGGCATCGGAGACCTTAAGATACTGCAGAACTACGACACCAAACGAGTCAGACTCCTCATGAGGCGGGACCAAGTCCTGAAGATCTGCGCCAACCACTGGGTCACGTCTTCTATGAAGTTGGAGCCCATGAAGGGTGCTGAGAAGGCCTGGGTCTGGAGTGCCATTGACTTTGCTGAGGTAGCTGAGGGAAATGTGGAGCAGTTGGCAGTGAGATTTAAACTGCAGGATGTGGCCAACTCTTTCAGAGACATCTTTGATGAGGCTAAAACAGCCCAAGAAAATGAGATTCTGGTCACTCCCATAGCCTCCTGTGAGACCCCTCCTCAGGAGGTAGCAACAGCTCCAGGGATGACAGTGTGTGGACAGGCTGCTGTGGCCATCCTGGAGGAGACCACCAGAGAAAGGACAGAGCTGTCTTCTGAGACTTTCCACACCCCTGACAGCAAGGCCTCCACTTCCACACCACACAGCCCTCTCAACCCCTCTAAGATGGTGATGTCTCCTCCCAAGTTCTTCTTCGGAACCCACTCTCTCCAGAAGATCTTTGGCAGCAGCCTCCCGTTGTCCAAGGAGGATGGTTCTTCAGAAATCTCCAAGGCTAAAGACAGCGGTTGGACTTCCCAGCCCTCACCTGCATTCAAAATCCCAGAAAAGG GATTGGATTTTAGGCTTTTCAAAGATAACCCAATGGCTTTTTGGACCAGCACCTCATCCACCCAATTTGAGCCCCCAG caccCCCCCAGGCAAAGGCTGCTGATGACGGTGAGGTGGAGGTGGTGTACGAGAGGCAGCCGACTGCGGAGCAGGCTGCTTTGGCCAGGGAACTCCTGCTGCCTCTCACCTTCTTCTGCTACCAGAACGAACCAGGAAACACTAGTGACGACCAGACGGACG ATGAGGACTTTGAGACTGCAGTTAAAGCGCTGAATGGAAAACTGTACCAGGATCCTCCTGAGAGAAAGGCTGCAAGTTCTG CTCAGGCCGAGATGGGTGCTGAGGGTCTGTACCCGGAGGTTGAGGTGGTGCGGGAGAAGAGGTCTACTCCAGATGAGGAGCAGAAAGCCAAGCCGCTGCAGCTGCCTCCAACTTTTTGTGGTGTAGGCGGCAAGGCAGAGAAAGACAAGCCAGAGGACTTCAAGACAGAG gacGCAGAGAGAAGCGCACACCCTGTTTCATgtgaggctgtgtcctccagcacCGGCGATACAGTGCCAGAACAACAGTTCCCAGATCAGTCCCCCAGCAGCCAGGTACAGGTTCCAGATCTGTCTGAGGCAGAGGCtcaatcctctgcagcagaggctgAGTTCCCAGCTCAGTCGGTAACCATCCAGGAGGCAGAGGTCCAGCAGACTCCAGATCAGTCAGACTCCACTCCAACGCAGTCTCAGACTGCAGTCTCCAGCAGTGTGGAGCAGGCTCAAACTTCAAACCCTTCAGCAAAACCTGCTGCTAGTGCCCCAGCTTTGGTGACTGCCTCATTTGGATTTGGTGCACAGTTTGTCAAAAAGCCAGGGCAGTGGGAGTGTGACGCATGTCTTGTTAGAAATGAGGAGTCTGCAAGCAGTTGTGTTTCTTGTCAAACTCCAAACCCCGCAACCAGCAGTGGTAAGCAGGCTCCAGATCAGTCAGACTCTACTCCAGCTGCTACCAGCAGCAGCCCCATAGACCTGTCTACCAAGAAGACCTCGGAGCCGGACTCCACGTCGACATTTACTACAACCGTTACTCAGG ATGCTCCAAACTCCTTTGGCTCCTTGGGCTTCAGTGATCTGGGAAGGGAAGGGATCTCCTTCGCTGATCTGGCACAGAACACCGGGGGTGAATTCGCCTTCGGAAAACAAG ATTCTAACTTCTCGTGGGCGAATGCCGGGGCAACGTTGTTTGGAGCTGCAGCCCCACCCAAAGctgaaggaggggaggagaggagtcatGAAGAGGATGCTAATAATGTGGAAATTCACTTTGATCCCATAGTCACCCTACCAGAG GTGGAGACTAAGTcaggggaggaggatgaggagatccTGTTTAAGGAGCGTACCAAGCTGTACCGCTGGGAGAGAGACCTGGGCCAGTGGAAGGAGAGGGGTGTGGGAGACATCAAGATTCTCTTCCACCCCGATAAGAGGTTCTACCGGGTGCTGATGAGGAGGGAGCAGGTGCTGAAGGT